From the genome of Deltaproteobacteria bacterium:
CGGACTCTTCTTTCATCGTTAAGAATTAAGTGTGGTAACAAAATTCTCGAACGAGAGAGTCCATGACTCAATCCTTCAACAGACTTGAGTCCGGGTCCTGTAAACGCAATTCCTACCTAATCCAAGTAACCCCTGCTTTCTCAAGCAAGCTCGTGAACAAAAGTCTCTTTGAAAACACAGCGAGACTTTTTCTTTTCCCCATCAGTGCGATGTAATTTCCCTGATCCGATTGCGATCAGCCTTGCTCAATCCCGTAATTCGAAAGTCGGCCCGTCTGAACTTCTGAAAGTAGTATTGAATCCCGACTTCGGTTCGTTGAAACCGCTTGGCCAAATCCTCTCGAGTCCACTTTTCAATCCAACGCAGTCTTGCCGGCTCCGCGAGATCGATCTTTGGTTCCCGCCAACAAATGGGAAGCTCTATAACCAAGTTTTTTATCCGAACAGAATGCCGACTTCTTACAGTCTGAAGTTCAATTTCTAAATAAAACCAAGAGTTTATGGCCCGAAGTTTCACGAGCCGATTGAAAACACTCATAAATAACCTCTAAAGCGTACGACGAAACACGATCAGTTTTTCCCGAATCTCCCGCATTGCTTTTCGGAACGCTTCTGGCTTCTCTTCCTCAGCGGCAGAAGCAGGATCTTTAATAGGCCAGTGAAGTCGCTTTGCTTTCGATGGAAGCATCGGACAAACTTCTTCTGCACAAAGAGTAATAACATAATTTAGATCTGCTAAAAACCCCAACGGCAATTGATCCGTCGACTTAGACCAATTCTTTGAAATGTCGATCCCTTCTTCTTGAAGAACTGCAACAGCCCAAGGCTGAACTTTACCCGACGGCTCCGAGCCGGCACTTTCAACAATGGCTTCGCTTCCAAAAATTGATTTTGCTAAGCCTTCAGCGAGCTGACTTCGAGCAGAATTCGCAACACACAAAAATAATATATGAATTGTCTTAGGCATTTTTTAACTCCGTAAAGAATTTCTTTTTTATCCAAAGCGAAACGGACACCAGAAGAATAAGCACTGGCACTTCAACCAAAGGTCCAATAACAGCGGCGAAAGCTGCACCATGATGGATTCCAAAAGTGGCGACCGCTACAGCAATTGCAAGTTCGAAATTATTCGAGGCCGCCGTAAATGATAGCGTTGCGGCCTTTTCGTGATCTGCCAACTAAT
Proteins encoded in this window:
- a CDS encoding arsenate reductase ArsC, producing the protein MHILFLCVANSARSQLAEGLAKSIFGSEAIVESAGSEPSGKVQPWAVAVLQEEGIDISKNWSKSTDQLPLGFLADLNYVITLCAEEVCPMLPSKAKRLHWPIKDPASAAEEEKPEAFRKAMREIREKLIVFRRTL